In the Ricinus communis isolate WT05 ecotype wild-type chromosome 3, ASM1957865v1, whole genome shotgun sequence genome, TTTGAGGTATGGGACTTGAGAAAGAGAAACCTTCCACGTACCTTGTAAAAGTCTACAAGGGATTTCTTGTCATATTCGCATTCTCTCCGCTCCAAATACTAGAGAATAGGAAAATAGAACATTAGTCTGCATTCAAGTAAATTGCAACTCAACATAGAAAACGCAATGTGTAAGAGATGATAAATCTGGGTCCATTCAGCAACTTCGGAATAACAAGTTGATCATTGTATAAAAGCAATGTATTGCTTGCACTTGTCCAGATTAGCAAAATGTACATATTTATGCCGAACTGCCACACCTACTTTATTTCTCCATAACATTGCTAATTACCACCACTTGTCATCTAACAAGATAAAAACATCTATAAGCCAacaaaagatatacctctattGCCAGTCTTTCCCTTTCAGGTCCTCCACGAACACAATAAGCAGCACCCCACTGTAAGGGTGGAAAAAAAAGGgggccaaaaaaaaaaggttaattGAATACGGAATAAAGAAAGGATATGGATAAAACAATAATAGGTCACTGAATCCATAAATTACCGATAAACTAAATGTTTCCACATTTTTTTATCACTACTAAAGTTAGGTAAAAGACAttaggaagaagaagaggaaatacTTACGCAAACGGCCCCTTCAACAAATTCCAAAGTGCAAGTCCTTGCAGGACGATCAGGTGTACCTCTGTGATCAATGCACGCTGGAAAAGAGACAGGTGTGAAATAACGAGTAAAATCAAGTTTTAAGGTGTGAAGTAACAGCAGAGAACATACATAATTGGCGATTGAGTTAAGGGAGTAGGAGTAGGAGTAATGAGAAAGCATACCAAGATCAAATACACGCCTGCAATCCTTGACGAAGCCTATGATTTTGTCGTCATACTGAAATCCGGGGTTCCACACCAGTGAACCATAGCCAAAAACCCAGAAGACCATCTCCTCCTGAGGAATGACTTCAATTTCATACAAGAAAAAGATCGAAGAAGAAAATCAGAAGAAAAAAGGTGAAAAGAATTTCGAATGGGCATAGCGCTCAGATATCAGTGAATGTGCAAAATCAGCGTGGTAATGTTGATAGTAAATTTGACATTGTTGAAGCTATTATCCGTATGAATGGCAGTCGACCTCAATGTTTTAGATGCatacaaatataaaacaatagTTTAACATAAAATGAGTAATAACGGCAGGACAATTATGGATTGAACAAACGCAGGCAAACTCTAGAATGATAGATGCTTTGGACTGAAttaaaaaagggaaaaagaaagaaccgACATTGTTAAAATGGCAGAAAatcatagaagaaaataatacaattaataaattattaattttttgttaagaaaaagagaaaagagggTCTTACAAGAAGATCGGGGGAGGAGGTAGACGGGCTGCAGAGAAGAGAGTAAAGAAAGAgggaaattgaaaagaaaaactaaacgATCAGCAGAAAGAGAGAGGGTTTATGCTCTTTTAGATTTCGggaatctctctctctctctctctctccccccgTCGTTTCGAGGGAATTCACGAGGTCTGCCCCTATTTATTACCAGGGAATGATAATACCGACTCAAACGAGTTGCCCTGTGCCACTGCCACCGCAATccctcttcttttctcttttaatttaaaaaatattttataatatattatgttCACATGTATTGCATCTTTGGatagtttttgttttcttttccgtTCCCtgaaaatcaatttcaaaacctTGCATTAGTATTTACTTAATTACCTCACTCAATCAACTTTTCATTTCTAAAACTTTTCTTCActcaatataaatatgtaatgcagaccttctttttttaaatttttgggtatatttcaaaattaaataagcatcttatcatttctctttttcttttcattctcacttttatcataatttatcattaattttaaaatttttaacatcTTTACAACCAATCAAAATTAagtacttttttaatttaaaatatcatatataattaataatttcgtATATCACTATATTAATAAACCAATAGCTTTTCTACCACCTCAATTTGAAGATAAGATAAAATGTTAACTTGCTCAAATAAGTGGTCCTTCTATTTAGttatttcaaataatatagttaatattaaaatgtgaatatataaaaaaattatctagtttaatataaattttatttaatttttttgtttattttgcataaacatataaaaattttattttttaattttttttaatttttaaaattttaaaataaaagaatcatttgaaaagattaatatattagtttagtatgtaattatttaccgttagaaatattaatattgatataaagtattataaatgcatggtattatataaatttaaaagattgatatttttaattttaataatttattaatacaattaaatattattatataaaatattattatcgattaacaaaatatattaatttacataaaaaaattaaaatttaattagtgatGTGACGACTATGATATTTacctatataattttaatttatattaataattaaattatatataacaatctaaattagtaaaaaatctataaaattgataaattatttaaagtactattaattaattatccataattaaaatataaacttatgGTAGAGTACTACAAAcaaaatctattaatataagaaaaacatatttatattaaatggtTAGACAATTATAAGTTTTTTGGAAAAAGATTGGAGAAATCCATTAGTGTTAAGATTTAGAGATGTTAAGTTGGTCTATTCAATAAGgtatttgatattttgaataaaaaaaaaaagttaaaataagataatagaTGATGtcataaaatgaaagaatgctACTgtgaattagaaaaaaaggtGATAAAATTGAGAGGGTAAAATAATtagtcatttaatttaaaagtaataaaagaggagagataaaaagaaaaagaaaaaggatgaatTTAATAGTATAGGGAAGAATAGGGGGGAGTGGGAAGATACAATGAACCTGGACAAGAAATAGTAGAGAATGACAACTGGTAACAGTAAGTATCGTTTTCCGAGTGGGTCAAcaaaccaataaaataaaaggccTCAGGTTCAATGTATCTGGACAGCATTCCATATATTTACAATTGTACTTGTGATTTTAACATTCAGCTTAGTAATTGGTAATGACTGTTCTATGTcaaacaattaatataatataaccCCTTTGAGTGTCAAAGAGTCGAGATATGGATATTTTACTCATCAATTTGCAAATAATTAACGTTTGGATATCATAACCCCTGCGTTTATGTTATGATTCCTTTCTTGTCTTCTTTGGGAGGCGagaattttcataaaaaaacatTGTCCTGTGGAAGTgcattattttgatttatcttTGGTACAAAAATGAATACATTAATCAATAGTAAAACTGAAGCTTTTAAAGACACGCGGGTACCATCAGTATTAGTGGTGAACGGCGAGAGTGATGTGAAATTGGTTTTGCAGGTGATAATATCAATATGGATATTTCTGTTGGTTAAACCAAATTGGTCCACCGGCCATGTAAAATGGGTCCATCTCAAACTGCTCCTCGGGCTGGGTTCATCTTAACGAAATGAAGGATGAAAATCCAATCCGCAAGGAACCATTAGCACCAGAGTAACCGAATTCAAGCCTAACTGTCACGAAGAAATCGCAGCAGCAGAAATGGCGATCACTGTTTGTCATCTGCCCACCTGGTATGGTATTTCTCATAATCTAAGCTATATTgtattgtttatttatttatttattcatttttattatcatgCGATTTAATgcccataataataataataataataataatcatcatcatcatcatctgaGTTCTTATGTTTAGGGTTGAGTGAAAGTGTATCTGTAATTGAATGGGTGTAAATACAGGTAGAGGTTGTTGGAAAGCTAGAGATGGAAGGAGAAATTAGCGAAATTCCAAAAACGGCGAAAAGAAGAGGCCCAAAGCCAAAGAAGAGTGCGGAAGAGAGCAGCAACGCCAACAGTTATAAAGCGCCGAGTCCACCGCGCACACGTTCTCAGGTAGCTCCCGACTGGACCACTAAGGAATCACTGATTCTCGTGAACGAGATTGCTGCTGTTGAAGGCGATTGTTTAAAAGCTTTGTCCACCCATCAGAAATGGAACATTATTGTCCAGAACTGTTCCGTGTTGGACGTCTCTCGCACTTTGAATCAGTGCCGGAGCAAGTGGAGCTCTTTGCTTGCTGACTACAACCGCATTAAACAATGGGATTCTAAATCCTCTTCTGAATCTTCCTATTGGCTTTTGGATCCTCCTACCAGGGATCGATGCGGACTTCCCCACAATTTTGATTATGAACTATTCAGAGCTATCGACCATTATGTTAGGGCCCAGAAGGACCACCCTGATACCGATCCTGATACTGATCCTGAAGCTGACGCTGACTTGCTTGATGTCATTGCTAAACtaggtatatattttttgctGGCACTCTTGAAACCTCTACTGTTTCTGTTTTTTATGTCTCTTTTAGCTACTAACAACTTTATCACGAACAAATGATGCTTTGATTCTCAATTTAAGTATTAGGGTGCTGCTGCTATGGTAATTAATTCTCTTTCGTACTATATCAAGCTGATATTCTGGCTGAATGCGCCTCTACCCCTTCAAATTATAGTCCTCCTGTAGAGACAGTAGCAAATTTCTTCACATCTAAATGCATGCAGAATTCTTAATACACCTCGTTAATTGTGAGAAAATAGTCCTAACCATGCAGATGCTATGTTGATAAGACCAGGAGAAGCTTTCACAATTACTTACATTGAAGACTGTCTTTCACCAAAAAGCTTGGGTAGTGGATGATAGGAAGATTTGTTAACAACTCTGCACAGCATAAGCGTGCAAATTGATTAAACCATTTGATCCTCCATATTGAGTAGTTTGTTTGAAATTTTGCTCTTTTGATGATTGTGCTTGAACCTGTCAAGTAGAGCAGAGCACTAAAGCTGCTTTATAGTAATCTTTTCACGCTATATTGCTATTAGGTTCCAAAAGACACAGGCGACGGTCAATGTCTCTGAAAATTCAGCCGGAAGAAACTTCTCAGAATTGCTGCACAAAGGAACAGGCTCAGATATTGCATGCTGAAGAGGAACCTCAGCAAAGTCGCAAGGAAGAAAATCTTCAGATGCGCTATGATAAGGATCAGCCCCAGACAGTTGACAGAGGAGAAGAACCTCAAGACAATCTTATGGAAGAGCAGTCTCAGGAGTCCTGCCGATTTGGAAATCCTGAGAAAAGCCATGTCGAAGAGAAACCTCAGGAGAGTCTTGTGGAAGAAGAGCCTAAAAATATCAGCATGTGGAAAAAGAAGATAACTGGTACAGAAGAAAAGGAGCAACTGATAGTGGAGAAGTTGCATGGAAATGCAGAATCGATCCGTGGTGTAGTTCAAGGCAGTCTTCCGGAAGTAGTTGAATTTGGGGCCGGTGATTCTAAATCTCGAGATAGTCTTGTGGTGGAAAAGTCTAAAATTATTCGcacaaggaaaaagaagaccAGTGGCGCTGAGGAAATGATGATGGTGGAGAAGCTGCGTGCGAATGCAGAACTGATCCATGATATAGTTCAAGGAAATCTTCCTCAGAGCGAGAACTGCCCAACTGATGTTATAAGACGTCAAGGGGACAAGCTTATTGCATGCCTTGGAGAAATTGTAAACATCCTTAACCAATTTCCTTATcttgttcaagaatgtgacTAGCGGATGAGTGCTTTTTAAATTTTCGTGTGCGTGCTGGTGTGATGTTGTACTTCAGTAGCTATCTTTGGTTAATTAGAATTTGTGGAACTGAGTGTTTGAATTTGGGTTATgatgtaaaaataaatctgTGATTCCTCCTCTCTCAGGTTAGTCATTCTGtaaatgtcattttattttttaaataagaaaaaaaaaagggtctCCGACTCCACTGGGGATCGAACCCAGAATCTCTGGTTCCGTAGACCAGCGCCTTATCCATTGGGCCATGGAGTCGATTTGTTGACGGTTTCTAACGACGCCATTATCATCCAGTGAAGAGCAGAGAACAGCTTGGAAATTTTCCTGTGTCTGAAGGGAAAGCACGAGAATAGATTTGCAGCTGTGCCATTTGAGGAGCGTGAAATAGTCGAGTCTTGggaataaaatcttaatctAGACTGTGTGTCTAGGCAATAAGAGAGGttgaaagaaattacaaagaaaaggaaaaacatgtAAGATTATTACCAAGAATTATTGAAAGTTTTTGTACTgacttttatttatgtatggAACCACGGTGCTCAAGATAGAACCACCACTTTGCTCAAAATCCACAGCACCAAAGAGAACTCAAATGCAAAGAGCGTGTGCAGCAATCCCCGATCAAGTGCGAATCCGAAGAGCGTGATTCCCCCATGGTTGTGTTGCAGATATGCAACTGCGCAATCAAAACATGCAGTTAACAGATTATTCTCGACAGCTTAAATCTACTCATACAATGCTTgttttcacttactaaaagcCTGCCTTGTTTGGAAAGAGGAAGCATCCTGTGTGATGAAAATATCTGGTGGATCAGCGTCATCGGTTTGTATAGAGTCATCAGTCTCCCGGACAAGGCATTTGCCTTGCTCTGATCTGGAAGATGCAGATGTTACCATCATATGCCATCTAGTTGCTATAGATACAATGCCTTGAGCTCTATGCGTGATTCTCGCTGCTCCCAGTAAGCATAAGAAGAAGCCACTCAGCTGAACCACTGAACAAATCTGCATTCCCCACAAtgacaataatataataataataataataataataataataatagttacCAGGTTTGTACTAGTAACTTATCCTAACATTCTCCCACAAAACAAGTTGTCAATTGGCACTCTACTCTTCTGACTTACCACAATGTCCCCAGAATTGAAGAAGTTTTTTTCTGATTTGAAAGCCAGAACCAGCAGTAATGCCCCTAGTTGAGTAATGGTAATGGTAACCGAGCAAGCAATTATGAAGAATCGATATCTGTGGCTGGTGCCAGACAACTGTTTCTTAATTCTAAAATGCTCCTTGAAGATGGCACCGGCATCCGATTCACATCCCTCGAACAACTTATGAAGCCCTTCAAATCTAAGTATCTGCAGCTCACAAGTCAGCCGAAACAGAACGCACACCAACAAGAACACACCTGTCCTATAAACCCAGGATGCCAGCACCAAGAGAAACATCACAGAATTTAAGGGAACGCCTAGACTGATGTAAGGCAGTGTTATTTCGACGGTGGAGAAGAATATGATTTTATGAGCAAGTTCCACAAAGAAAGATGGCAGCAATATGCAGGCTAGGTACCGAAAAGCCTTATCGAGCTCCCTGGAGTAGCCACGTCGAACAAACAAAGAATCATCCTGTAGGCCATCCAGGAACAAGAGCTGGCGGAGACCGTACGTACTAAAAAAACGTGACAGAGTGAAGAAAGCTATTAGAGCTAAGCCTGACTCGGGTAACTGGACAAGggtgttgaaagatataggGTCACGGAGTGCAGCTGAGGGAGGGAGTTTTACAGAGAGGGAGCTGAGAATGGGGAGAATAATAGCGAAGAATATGAAAGTGGAGTAGGAAATGAATTTGCCAAGGCAAGAGGAGTGGTCAAGGGCGCACCATTTGAGGCAGATGCGAAAGTGGCGCAGTTCATCAAAGAGTAAGGATTTTGATCGTGCGTAGGATGGGTGAAGCAATAAGGGGACGGCAGACTGCTGCAGATGATCTGGTTGGTTGTTTAGATTAGATGGATGGGGAGTGTCAGCACAAGTGGGGGAGGGGTTCATGGTTGAAAGAGTTGAGGAATGATAATCGCATTGCACTGGAAGCAGGAAGGTAATAAATAGGGAAGCGATGGCGATGGCGATGGCGATGGATGGAGGGCAAGCTGCCTGTGAAACATTAACGAACTAATTTTATGGTTATGAAGAAAGCAAAGCAACTAGAAAAGGTGGTAGGTATCAAATTGCTTGGGAGTGTAAGCTTAGCCTATTATGCCTTTTCTTAAACCAATATCAAAACAATACTTTATATATGTGTAAGGTTTTATCTTTGGGCAGATTTTCTTTCCGaccataaaagaaagaaatagtgAAAGCAGAAAATCAAGCTTCATCCCGTGAGTGGCTGTCTGCCTTGTACTAGAGGTAGAGGCTTTAGATTAATTTCAACATAAGCAAAGAATAGACCACCTTTTTAACATCTCATATACATTATACATACATGTGAATGTGATAGCCGATAGTAGATGGGATGGGGATGAATCGGGGGTCCAATTTTGATACGTGGATTGGATCCCAGACAGAGACAGTAGCAGTGTGATAATTGGCGACTACTATAAAAGTGGGCTGATTGATAGAATACAGTGCTCGAGCCCCAAAGGGGGAGGCCGGACTCCAAACTATAGTAGTAATTGATTGATTGTAAAACTCGATGAAATCCCATAGTGGGGTGGTGGTGTTGTTAATTACAATTACAACACACCGACGGCTGAACCAACAATAAAAACATCATTCCTATCAATGTAATTAAGACAAAGGAAGAACGAATATCCCATCTTAATgaatgaatttattattattgtgaaAAGACAAAGCATTTTTAATGAGCCAACACTCACAAAAATTTGAGACAATTCAGTTACTTCACCTGCTCTGCATAATATTAGTACTCTTACAAAGGAAAGCCGGCCTCGTTCCTCAATTAACAGCTCATTGTTGAGTGGAATTATTTGTCTCCTCTAACTCCAATTCATAATCATTTTCTACTACGTATATTAATTACTCGTCCTCTCCATCTCCTCCTAGTTAAATGTTAAATGTTAAATGTTAGCAATTAAGTAGCCGATATATGCTTCATCATCTTCCATTCCATGATGGCTTGCAGGGTAGTAGCATGTATTATTCTCATGCTATCTCATATTATTGTGGGGTTTTTCGCTGACGCTGATGATGCAGCCGCCCTCCTCACCTTCAAGAATTCTCTCTCTAATCCCTCTCTGCTTTATGACTGGAAGGAAACATCCACTCCATGCCGCGCCAATACTTCAATTTGGGTTGGCGTGGATTGCAACGACGATGGGTACATCTATAGGTTGATTCTTGAGAACATGGGCCTCTCTGGCAAGATAGACTTCGACTCCCTGGCATTGTTGCCACAGCTGAGGGCTTTAAGCTTCAAGAACAACAGCTTCCAGGGACCTTTTCCTGATCACCTCAATAAACTCAGATCCTTGAAGACGCTGTATTTGTCGTTCAACGAATTCTCGGGTGTAATTCCGGACGATGCTTTTTATGGGATGAATTCCTTGGCGCAACTTCATCTGGGACATAACGTTTTCAGTGGCCCAATCCCTTCCTCGCTTGTTCCATTGACAAAGCTTGTGAGACTCAGTCTTGAGGACA is a window encoding:
- the LOC8282113 gene encoding uncharacterized protein LOC8282113, whose protein sequence is MNPSPTCADTPHPSNLNNQPDHLQQSAVPLLLHPSYARSKSLLFDELRHFRICLKWCALDHSSCLGKFISYSTFIFFAIILPILSSLSVKLPPSAALRDPISFNTLVQLPESGLALIAFFTLSRFFSTYGLRQLLFLDGLQDDSLFVRRGYSRELDKAFRYLACILLPSFFVELAHKIIFFSTVEITLPYISLGVPLNSVMFLLVLASWVYRTGVFLLVCVLFRLTCELQILRFEGLHKLFEGCESDAGAIFKEHFRIKKQLSGTSHRYRFFIIACSVTITITQLGALLLVLAFKSEKNFFNSGDIVICSVVQLSGFFLCLLGAARITHRAQGIVSIATRWHMMVTSASSRSEQGKCLVRETDDSIQTDDADPPDIFITQDASSFQTRQAFIAYLQHNHGGITLFGFALDRGLLHTLFAFEFSLVLWILSKVVVLS
- the LOC8282097 gene encoding trihelix transcription factor ASR3; its protein translation is MEGEISEIPKTAKRRGPKPKKSAEESSNANSYKAPSPPRTRSQVAPDWTTKESLILVNEIAAVEGDCLKALSTHQKWNIIVQNCSVLDVSRTLNQCRSKWSSLLADYNRIKQWDSKSSSESSYWLLDPPTRDRCGLPHNFDYELFRAIDHYVRAQKDHPDTDPDTDPEADADLLDVIAKLGSKRHRRRSMSLKIQPEETSQNCCTKEQAQILHAEEEPQQSRKEENLQMRYDKDQPQTVDRGEEPQDNLMEEQSQESCRFGNPEKSHVEEKPQESLVEEEPKNISMWKKKITGTEEKEQLIVEKLHGNAESIRGVVQGSLPEVVEFGAGDSKSRDSLVVEKSKIIRTRKKKTSGAEEMMMVEKLRANAELIHDIVQGNLPQSENCPTDVIRRQGDKLIACLGEIVNILNQFPYLVQECD